One segment of Cynocephalus volans isolate mCynVol1 chromosome 8, mCynVol1.pri, whole genome shotgun sequence DNA contains the following:
- the FHL3 gene encoding four and a half LIM domains protein 3 yields MSEAFDCAKCSESLYGRKYIQTDNGPYCVPCYDNTFAKTCSECQQLIGHDSRELFYEDRHFHEGCFRCCRCQRSLADEPFTCQDSELLCNDCYCSAFSSKCSACGETVMPGSRKLEYGGQTWHEHCFLCSGCEQPLGSRSFVPDKGAHYCVPCYESKFAPRCARCSKMLTQGGVTYRDQPWHRECLVCTWCQKPLAGQQFTSRNEDPYCVDCFGELFAPKCSSCKRPIVGLGGGKYVSFEDRHWHHSCFSCARCSTSLVGQGFVPDGDQVLCQGCSQAGP; encoded by the exons ATGAGCGAGGCATTTGACTGTGCCAAATGCAGTGAGTCCCTGTATGGCCGCAAGTACATCCAGACAGACAACGGCCCCTACTGCGTACCCTGCTATGACAACACTTTCGCCAAAACCTGTTCTGAGTGCCAGCAGCTTATTGGACATGACTCAAGG GAGCTATTCTATGAAGACCGCCACTTCCACGAGGGCTGCttccgctgctgccgctgccagcGCTCCCTGGCCGATGAACCCTTCACCTGTCAGGACAGTGAGCTGCTCTGCAATGACTGCTACTGCAGCGCCTTTTCCTCAAAGTGCTCTGCCTGTGGGGAGACCGTCATGCCTG GGTCCCGGAAACTGGAGTATGGAGGCCAAACGTGGCATGAGCACTGCTTCCTGTGCAGCGGCTGTGAGCAGCCGCTGGGCTCCCGCTCCTTTGTGCCCGACAAGGGTGCTCACTACTGTGTGCCCTGCTATGAGAGCAAGTTTGCTCCACGCTGCGCCCGCTGCAGCAAG ATGCTGACACAGGGTGGAGTGACATACCGTGATCAGCCCTGGCATCGAGAATGTCTGGTCTGCACCTGGTGCCAGAAGCCCCTGGCAGGGCAGCAGTTCACCTCCCGGAATGAGGATCCCTACTGTGTGGACTGTTTTGGAGAACTCTTTGCACCTAAGTGCAGCAGCTGCAAGCGCCCCATCGTAG GACTCGGTGGAGGCAAGTATGTGTCCTTTGAAGACCGACACTGGCACCACAGCTGCTTCTCCTGTGCCCGCTGCTCCACCTCCCTGGTGGGCCAAGGCTTTGTGCCAGACGGAGACCAAGTGCTGTGCCAGGGCTGCAGCCAGGCAGGGCCCTGA